From Microcystis aeruginosa NIES-2549, a single genomic window includes:
- a CDS encoding DUF433 domain-containing protein: MKLAPIPTKQYIEQREEEYWIEGTRISLDSVVYSFLNGESPESIAQNFPLLSLEQVYGAIAFYLANRELVDAYLKKGEAEFQQLQQSCREKSPLLYQKLKAAQAYNMCLKNSNFLEEGYNCHNSAKRLGMK; the protein is encoded by the coding sequence ATGAAATTAGCCCCCATCCCAACAAAACAGTACATCGAGCAACGAGAAGAAGAATATTGGATTGAAGGAACTCGTATCTCCCTTGATTCAGTTGTCTATTCTTTCTTGAACGGAGAATCGCCCGAAAGCATTGCCCAAAATTTTCCACTCCTTTCCCTCGAACAGGTTTATGGCGCAATCGCTTTCTATCTGGCCAATCGAGAGCTTGTGGATGCCTATCTGAAAAAGGGTGAAGCCGAGTTTCAGCAACTACAACAGTCTTGTAGAGAAAAGAGTCCTTTGCTGTACCAAAAATTGAAGGCAGCTCAAGCCTATAATATGTGCTTAAAAAACTCTAATTTCCTAGAAGAAGGCTATAATTGCCATAACAGTGCGAAACGTTTAGGCATGAAATAG
- a CDS encoding FkbM family methyltransferase: MIKKTIKKLSRSLGIDLKRYNVQTSEAAKMQRLLAYHNIDLVFDVGANIGQYAKLLRELGYSGRIVSFEPLSSAYSQLKAVSKKDPLWEIAPQTAIGKQEGEIIINIAGNSYSSSALSMLDAHLESAPESAYSGSETVKLSRLDTIAKDYIKSETKSIFLKIDVQ, encoded by the coding sequence ATGATCAAAAAAACAATTAAAAAACTCTCCAGAAGTTTAGGAATTGACCTAAAAAGATACAATGTCCAAACATCCGAAGCGGCGAAAATGCAGCGCTTGTTGGCCTATCACAATATTGACTTAGTATTCGATGTTGGCGCTAATATTGGGCAATATGCTAAATTACTGCGAGAATTAGGCTATTCGGGGAGGATAGTTTCCTTTGAACCACTGTCCAGTGCTTACTCTCAGTTAAAAGCTGTTAGTAAAAAAGACCCGCTCTGGGAAATTGCTCCCCAAACTGCCATCGGCAAGCAAGAAGGTGAAATTATCATCAATATTGCTGGTAATAGTTATAGTAGTTCAGCTTTGTCAATGCTGGATGCTCACTTAGAATCTGCACCCGAATCAGCTTACTCTGGTTCAGAAACAGTAAAATTGAGCAGGCTAGATACCATTGCCAAGGACTATATCAAAAGCGAAACTAAATCCATTTTCCTCAAAATAGACGTGCAATGA
- a CDS encoding glycosyltransferase family 4 protein: protein MKIFYDHQVFTFQKYGGVSRYLYELSTRMANFDDCEVKILAGLYINEYLKHCPPNLVNGWKRPSIPKTTRIVDFINALISKVWIKSDTPDILHETYYTFNSIAANSSKTKKVITVYDMIHEKFADSAPKSANLFLVRQKDFSSIKLQAIKRADHVICISNNTKKDLINIFDIDPQKIAVVYLGYSLSSESSVTSKLCKQNFYHPYILYVGQRGWYKNFSRLVKAYASHSSLNSNFNLLCAGGKRFSQDELNLIHCLGLSENKILHINGDDQTLAKLYSQASAFVYPSLYEGFGIPILEAMSFGCPVVCSHTSSFPEVAGNASEFFDPYDIESIANALEKVLFDSDLKKKLVELGKARVKNFSWEKCAEQTHSIYASLL from the coding sequence ATGAAAATTTTCTACGATCATCAAGTTTTTACCTTCCAAAAATATGGGGGAGTTTCTCGGTATCTTTACGAGTTATCTACACGAATGGCAAACTTCGACGATTGTGAAGTAAAAATTCTGGCGGGTTTATATATAAATGAATATTTAAAGCATTGTCCTCCTAATTTGGTTAATGGATGGAAAAGACCATCAATACCTAAAACAACTAGGATTGTAGATTTTATCAACGCTCTAATATCTAAAGTCTGGATAAAATCTGATACTCCTGATATTCTTCATGAAACATACTACACTTTTAATAGCATTGCCGCTAATTCATCTAAAACTAAAAAAGTAATTACAGTATATGATATGATTCATGAAAAATTTGCTGATTCTGCACCTAAATCTGCTAACTTATTCCTGGTAAGACAAAAAGACTTTTCCTCTATTAAATTACAAGCAATTAAGAGGGCAGATCATGTTATATGTATTTCTAACAATACCAAGAAAGATTTAATAAATATTTTTGATATAGATCCTCAAAAAATAGCTGTGGTTTATCTTGGTTACTCTTTAAGTTCTGAGTCTTCAGTAACTTCTAAATTATGTAAGCAAAATTTCTATCATCCTTACATTCTCTATGTTGGACAGCGGGGATGGTACAAAAACTTTTCTCGATTAGTTAAAGCCTATGCCAGCCATTCTAGTCTTAATAGTAACTTCAATTTGTTATGTGCGGGAGGTAAGCGATTTTCTCAAGATGAACTTAATTTAATTCACTGTTTAGGACTAAGTGAAAATAAAATTCTACATATTAATGGTGACGATCAAACTTTGGCAAAATTATACAGTCAAGCATCTGCCTTTGTCTATCCTTCTCTATACGAAGGATTTGGCATACCAATCCTAGAAGCTATGTCATTTGGCTGTCCCGTTGTCTGTAGCCACACAAGTTCATTTCCAGAAGTGGCTGGTAATGCATCCGAATTTTTCGATCCCTATGATATAGAGAGTATTGCTAATGCGCTAGAAAAAGTATTATTTGATTCGGATTTAAAAAAAAAGCTTGTAGAATTAGGAAAGGCAAGGGTAAAGAATTTTTCTTGGGAAAAATGTGCAGAACAAACCCACTCAATCTACGCCTCACTACTTTAG
- a CDS encoding hemolytic protein HlpA-like protein: MADFQLTTPVAFLIFNRPDTTARVFEAIRQAKPPQLLVVADGPRPDRPDDIEKCKAARAIIEGVDWDCEVLSNYSDLNLGCKNRVSSGLDWVFSLVEEVIILEDDCLPHPSFFRFCQDLLDYYRNDQRIMAISGDNFQFDRKRTEYSYYFSRYNHIWGWATWRRAWQYYDVKMKLWQEIRDGNWLESILGKTQAVKYWTKIFQTYYDGKIDTWDYPWNFACWIQNGLTILPNVNLVSNIGFGEDATHTSSSKSRLANLGVQEMNFPLKCPPFLIRNEGADNYTQKNIFNPNLFQRIKNKLGRIANSL, translated from the coding sequence ATGGCTGACTTCCAACTGACCACTCCTGTTGCCTTCCTGATTTTCAATCGACCTGATACGACGGCGAGGGTATTTGAAGCCATTCGTCAGGCTAAACCACCTCAGTTATTAGTGGTTGCCGATGGTCCACGTCCCGATAGACCAGATGATATTGAAAAGTGTAAGGCGGCTCGTGCTATTATCGAGGGTGTGGATTGGGATTGTGAGGTATTGAGCAATTATTCTGATTTAAATTTAGGTTGTAAAAATCGGGTATCGAGTGGATTAGATTGGGTTTTTAGCCTGGTTGAGGAAGTGATTATTCTTGAAGATGATTGCTTACCACATCCTAGTTTTTTTCGCTTTTGCCAAGACTTGCTTGATTATTACCGAAATGATCAAAGAATTATGGCTATTTCAGGGGATAATTTTCAGTTTGACAGAAAGCGCACAGAGTACAGTTACTACTTTTCTCGCTATAACCACATTTGGGGTTGGGCAACTTGGAGGAGAGCGTGGCAATATTATGATGTTAAAATGAAGCTCTGGCAAGAAATTCGTGATGGTAACTGGCTTGAGTCCATTTTAGGAAAAACTCAGGCTGTCAAATACTGGACGAAGATTTTTCAAACTTATTATGATGGTAAAATTGATACTTGGGATTATCCTTGGAATTTTGCCTGTTGGATTCAGAATGGTCTAACTATCCTTCCTAATGTGAATTTAGTTAGTAATATTGGTTTTGGTGAAGATGCTACTCATACAAGCAGTAGTAAAAGTCGACTTGCAAATCTTGGCGTTCAAGAAATGAATTTTCCGTTAAAATGCCCTCCTTTTTTGATTAGAAATGAAGGGGCAGATAATTATACACAAAAAAATATATTTAATCCTAATTTGTTTCAACGTATTAAAAACAAATTAGGAAGAATAGCTAATTCATTGTGA
- a CDS encoding Uma2 family endonuclease gives METLTLSQPMQLTALPTQDELPCDDGVPMETQRHKWQMDLLIDTISPWLDRREDGYASGNMFVYFSTAQLKNQDFKGPDFFAVLGVPKGERKSWVTWEEGKAPDVVIELLSESTFQIDKTEKKQIYQDKLRVPEYFWYDPFNPEDFAEFVLVDGLYEPRQPNEKGWLISGRLGLALVRWQGEYRGVTTVWIRWATLDGMLLPTPRELAEEAQQKAEEAQQKAEEAQRKAEEAAEKAERMAAKLRELGINPESL, from the coding sequence ATGGAAACTCTGACGCTTAGTCAACCGATGCAATTAACTGCATTACCCACGCAAGATGAACTTCCCTGCGATGATGGAGTACCGATGGAAACTCAAAGGCATAAATGGCAGATGGATCTGTTAATAGACACTATATCCCCTTGGCTAGACCGACGAGAAGATGGTTATGCCAGTGGCAATATGTTCGTCTATTTCAGTACAGCACAACTTAAAAATCAAGACTTCAAAGGACCTGATTTTTTTGCCGTCTTAGGAGTACCAAAAGGGGAGCGAAAAAGTTGGGTTACTTGGGAGGAGGGAAAAGCCCCCGATGTAGTGATTGAACTACTCTCAGAAAGTACCTTCCAAATAGACAAAACCGAGAAAAAACAGATTTATCAAGATAAGTTACGAGTCCCTGAATATTTCTGGTACGATCCTTTTAACCCTGAAGATTTTGCCGAATTTGTCTTAGTTGATGGCCTATATGAACCACGGCAACCCAACGAGAAAGGATGGCTAATCAGTGGTCGTTTGGGATTAGCTTTAGTTCGTTGGCAGGGAGAATATAGAGGGGTAACAACCGTCTGGATTCGCTGGGCGACTTTAGATGGAATGCTGTTACCAACCCCGCGAGAGTTGGCTGAGGAAGCACAACAGAAAGCTGAGGAAGCACAACAGAAAGCTGAGGAGGCACAACGGAAAGCTGAGGAAGCCGCAGAAAAAGCCGAACGAATGGCGGCTAAACTCAGGGAATTGGGGATTAATCCCGAAAGTCTCTGA
- a CDS encoding DUF29 domain-containing protein: MSSILYDSDFDLWIEQTIQQLKNRQFEQLDVEHLIEELQDLGKSEKRALESNLMVLLAHLLKLKIQGDAPETMTGSWYDSINEHRQRVQKSLRDTPSLNPYLSTAVSSVYPDARQLAIRDGKKAKFGVRIPLENDYPITCPFSIEQLLDDDFYLNES, translated from the coding sequence ATGTCCAGTATTTTATATGATTCTGATTTTGACTTGTGGATTGAGCAGACAATTCAACAATTAAAAAATCGTCAATTTGAACAACTAGACGTTGAACACTTAATTGAGGAATTACAAGACTTGGGCAAGTCAGAAAAAAGAGCCTTAGAAAGTAACTTAATGGTTTTGTTGGCTCATTTACTCAAGCTCAAGATACAAGGCGATGCGCCTGAGACTATGACAGGCAGTTGGTATGATTCAATCAACGAACACCGGCAGCGAGTTCAAAAAAGCTTACGAGATACTCCATCTCTCAATCCCTATCTGTCCACAGCAGTTTCCTCAGTCTATCCAGACGCTCGCCAGCTGGCAATTAGAGATGGAAAAAAAGCTAAATTTGGCGTTCGCATACCATTAGAAAATGATTATCCAATCACCTGTCCTTTTTCAATTGAGCAGCTCTTGGATGATGATTTCTACTTAAATGAGTCCTAG
- a CDS encoding DUF3782 domain-containing protein, whose amino-acid sequence MAEIFQYREMRDHYDSSVGALAAIWRLHSQESFRNALKAMLEESFGVQMINVTEHDDEVFGRLDQIELDL is encoded by the coding sequence ATGGCCGAAATTTTCCAATATAGGGAAATGCGCGACCATTACGACAGTAGTGTTGGTGCTTTGGCAGCGATATGGAGACTGCACTCGCAGGAATCTTTCCGCAATGCTCTGAAAGCAATGTTAGAAGAGTCTTTCGGAGTGCAGATGATTAATGTTACTGAACATGATGACGAAGTCTTTGGTAGGCTAGACCAGATAGAATTGGATTTGTGA
- a CDS encoding O-antigen polymerase, giving the protein MLLAYTLGALIVVKTNNKYKKNILFDKSISININFHKQFKSILNVSYPILLIFVLPFFVKAIYLLRTSSALELQSYRSKIFSTSDKASILYGSSQVELFYVIFLYSLILLCLIISSIFLYVYGNRLYILLSTFLNFCKSVMTLGRFELYFIFFFLVILGFLFNKKISDQLNSTLALLRIKSRAGKRLLFYLLFILAIILLSVAIISVVRISSKGSKASYYEVFYDFIIWYHTCGFVLLDKQLEDPYSILSQNMTYGLSTFSSLERILFLIITRFDKDFSGIFPLIGGKEQLVLYLHEFMNDFQKIGSAPDRYANAFYTMVYDFYIDGREIGVFIFSFILGYSVS; this is encoded by the coding sequence ATGCTCTTAGCATATACATTAGGAGCTTTAATTGTTGTTAAAACAAATAACAAATACAAAAAGAACATTCTTTTCGATAAAAGTATTTCTATAAATATCAATTTTCATAAACAATTCAAATCAATATTAAATGTATCATATCCAATTTTGTTAATATTTGTTTTGCCTTTTTTTGTAAAAGCAATATATTTGTTGCGAACATCTTCAGCACTTGAACTACAAAGCTACAGATCAAAGATTTTTAGTACATCTGATAAAGCGAGTATTCTATATGGAAGTTCTCAAGTAGAATTATTTTACGTTATCTTCTTATATTCCTTGATTCTATTATGTTTAATTATATCTTCAATATTTTTATATGTCTATGGAAATAGATTATATATTTTACTAAGTACCTTCTTAAATTTTTGTAAGTCAGTTATGACATTAGGTAGGTTTGAGCTGTATTTTATTTTTTTCTTTTTGGTTATCTTGGGATTTTTGTTTAATAAAAAAATATCCGACCAACTAAATTCAACTCTTGCATTATTGCGGATAAAATCCAGAGCTGGGAAAAGATTATTATTTTATCTGTTATTTATATTAGCAATTATTTTGCTTTCGGTTGCTATAATTTCTGTTGTAAGAATATCCAGTAAAGGAAGTAAAGCTTCTTACTATGAAGTTTTTTATGATTTTATTATATGGTATCATACTTGTGGTTTTGTTTTATTAGATAAACAATTAGAAGATCCTTATTCGATACTATCTCAAAATATGACTTATGGTTTGTCTACTTTTAGCAGTTTGGAACGTATATTATTTTTGATAATCACTAGATTTGATAAAGACTTCTCAGGAATTTTTCCTTTGATAGGAGGGAAAGAACAATTAGTGTTATATTTACATGAATTTATGAATGACTTTCAAAAAATTGGTTCTGCCCCTGATAGATATGCTAATGCATTTTATACTATGGTTTATGATTTTTATATAGATGGCAGAGAGATAGGTGTATTTATTTTCTCATTTATTTTAGGTTATAGCGTTTCCTAA